The following proteins are co-located in the Sphingomonas panacis genome:
- a CDS encoding murein L,D-transpeptidase catalytic domain family protein: MGAAALPRVAAAQLPTIQPLASRSVVRPELLRRALAALQRHGSQIPHRDRIAIADFSQPSAQPRFYLVDMANGMATTLLVAHGSGSDPAHTGYLQRFSNEEGSNASSEGAFLASDYYVGKHGRSQRLIGLDPTNSNALSRALVVHSAWYANPDMLRTHGQLGRSQGCFAVSEADLPQVFARLGQGRMIYSAKA, from the coding sequence TTGGGCGCAGCAGCCCTGCCGCGCGTCGCGGCGGCGCAGCTTCCCACCATTCAGCCGCTCGCGTCGCGGAGTGTCGTGCGTCCCGAACTGCTTCGCCGCGCGCTCGCCGCGCTTCAACGTCACGGATCACAGATTCCGCACCGTGACCGGATCGCGATCGCGGACTTCTCCCAGCCTTCGGCGCAACCGCGCTTCTACCTTGTCGATATGGCCAACGGCATGGCGACGACCCTGCTCGTGGCGCATGGCAGCGGCAGCGACCCTGCGCATACCGGCTATCTTCAGCGCTTTTCGAACGAAGAGGGCTCCAATGCCTCCAGCGAGGGCGCTTTCCTGGCTTCGGACTATTATGTCGGCAAGCACGGCAGATCGCAGCGTCTGATCGGTCTCGATCCGACCAACAGCAATGCGCTGTCGCGCGCGCTCGTGGTTCATTCGGCCTGGTATGCGAATCCCGACATGCTGCGCACGCACGGCCAGCTCGGGCGCAGCCAGGGGTGCTTTGCCGTCAGCGAGGCCGATCTTCCGCAGGTGTTCGCGCGGCTCGGCCAGGGCCGCATGATCTATTCCGCAAAAGCCTGA
- a CDS encoding type II toxin-antitoxin system VapC family toxin, translating to MSRIVLDASALIALVKGEAGATIVAEAIAGSRMSSVNYAEVVSHFIHAGMPEREIDMMLDPLPIDVVPLDKDTAKRAGRLRAATASAGLSLGDRCCLALSIQEALPAWTADKAWRNIAETTGAEIVVIR from the coding sequence ATGAGCAGGATCGTACTCGACGCATCCGCACTGATAGCGCTGGTGAAAGGCGAGGCTGGCGCGACGATCGTCGCCGAAGCGATCGCCGGCTCCCGGATGAGTTCAGTCAATTATGCCGAGGTGGTAAGCCACTTCATCCATGCCGGCATGCCCGAGCGCGAGATCGATATGATGCTCGATCCGTTGCCGATTGATGTGGTTCCGCTCGACAAAGACACCGCCAAACGCGCGGGACGGCTGCGCGCCGCCACGGCTTCGGCCGGACTATCGCTGGGTGATCGTTGCTGTCTGGCGCTGTCCATTCAAGAGGCGTTGCCGGCATGGACAGCGGACAAGGCTTGGCGGAACATCGCGGAAACCACCGGAGCCGAAATCGTCGTCATCCGCTGA
- a CDS encoding HAMP domain-containing sensor histidine kinase: MRFDDSLETVLSADMSTPFGAQSAWRQLVDLIGRGRADATPAAIARLRALRGMVPATVRAASARALADATPPAALVRLFSEDDAAVAAPVLRTAQLEERDWIGLLPGLSSVGRSVLRHRRDLPAGVVRALAAFGGVDFVLGASIEALATVDAGHDPVPVASAPDAEPAIEPVSMPESSFASIASIAQGLPVVAEALRQQNAPPAPAADGTFEIADLVARLDAFHRERDENGVPIEAEVFALSPVEARGFQFETDASGMIRWIEGVSRAPLIGLSLDHVGEGAAVDGVASGAFRRRSGFVNARLVVAGSSDAAGQWRISAAPVFDRGSGRFTGYRGSARRPRVEESAELSRGRGRAGPDALRQLVHELRTPANAIAGFAEMIESEMLGPVPPVYRGRAGAIRDQVHALLGAIDDIDMAARIDTRALDLRDDAVPLAPLLARVVGDLAPLADLRSATIDCRAAPDIVIAGDDRAVERLIGRLLATLVASTEAGERIGVTARIEDMQAVIVSDRPRALAAYAAEGLLRIDAEAEAEQIGAPLLGTGFALRLARNLAGELGGSLTLGDTALTLRLPAAVSANVGQAFSN, encoded by the coding sequence TTGCGCTTCGACGACAGTCTCGAAACGGTGCTTTCGGCCGACATGTCGACCCCGTTCGGCGCGCAGTCGGCATGGCGGCAGCTCGTCGATCTGATCGGCCGGGGCCGCGCCGATGCCACACCGGCGGCGATCGCCCGGCTGCGCGCGCTGCGCGGCATGGTGCCTGCGACGGTGCGTGCCGCCAGTGCGCGCGCGCTGGCCGATGCCACACCGCCGGCGGCGCTGGTTCGGCTGTTCAGCGAGGATGACGCTGCGGTCGCCGCGCCGGTACTGCGCACCGCGCAGCTTGAGGAGCGGGACTGGATCGGATTGCTGCCCGGATTGTCTTCGGTCGGCCGCTCGGTGCTGCGTCATCGCCGCGATCTGCCCGCCGGCGTGGTGCGTGCGCTGGCGGCGTTCGGCGGCGTCGATTTCGTGCTGGGCGCGTCGATCGAGGCGCTGGCCACCGTCGATGCCGGGCACGATCCGGTGCCGGTCGCAAGCGCGCCTGACGCGGAGCCGGCGATCGAGCCCGTGTCCATGCCCGAATCCTCGTTCGCGTCGATCGCCAGCATCGCGCAGGGCCTGCCGGTCGTCGCCGAGGCGCTGCGCCAGCAGAACGCGCCGCCCGCACCTGCCGCCGACGGGACGTTCGAGATCGCGGATCTGGTCGCGCGGCTCGACGCGTTCCACCGCGAGCGCGATGAGAATGGCGTGCCGATCGAGGCCGAAGTGTTCGCGTTGTCGCCCGTCGAGGCGCGCGGTTTCCAGTTCGAGACCGACGCGAGCGGCATGATCCGCTGGATCGAGGGCGTGTCGCGCGCGCCGCTGATCGGGCTGTCGCTCGATCACGTGGGCGAGGGCGCGGCGGTCGATGGGGTCGCGTCCGGTGCGTTCCGTCGGCGTTCCGGGTTCGTCAATGCGCGGCTCGTCGTCGCCGGCAGCTCGGATGCGGCGGGGCAGTGGCGGATCAGCGCGGCGCCGGTGTTCGACCGGGGGAGCGGGCGCTTCACCGGCTATCGCGGTTCGGCGCGCCGGCCGCGCGTGGAGGAAAGCGCCGAATTGTCGCGGGGCCGTGGCCGCGCCGGACCCGACGCGCTGCGCCAGCTCGTCCACGAACTGCGCACGCCGGCGAACGCCATCGCCGGCTTCGCCGAGATGATCGAATCCGAGATGCTCGGGCCGGTGCCGCCGGTTTATCGCGGGCGCGCCGGGGCGATCCGCGATCAGGTCCATGCGCTGCTCGGCGCGATCGACGATATCGACATGGCGGCGCGGATCGACACGCGGGCGCTCGATCTGCGAGACGATGCGGTGCCGCTCGCGCCGCTGCTGGCGCGCGTCGTGGGTGATCTCGCGCCGCTCGCCGATTTGCGCTCGGCGACGATCGACTGCCGCGCCGCGCCCGACATCGTCATCGCTGGCGACGACCGCGCGGTCGAACGGCTGATCGGGCGCTTGCTCGCCACTTTGGTCGCCTCGACCGAGGCCGGCGAGCGGATCGGCGTTACCGCGCGGATCGAGGATATGCAGGCGGTGATCGTGTCCGATCGTCCGCGCGCGCTCGCCGCGTATGCCGCCGAGGGGCTGTTGCGGATCGATGCCGAGGCCGAGGCCGAGCAGATCGGCGCGCCGTTGCTCGGCACGGGCTTCGCGCTGCGGCTAGCGCGCAATCTGGCGGGCGAGCTCGGCGGCTCGCTGACGCTCGGTGACACCGCCTTGACTTTGCGGCTGCCCGCCGCCGTAAGTGCCAACGTGGGACAGGCTTTTTCAAACTAG
- a CDS encoding AbrB/MazE/SpoVT family DNA-binding domain-containing protein gives MTVQVSITPTGQMRLPADICRKMGLAEGGQVWLEETEDGIVLRTSAQAVAHAQALAKRYTDGKPEASVDAFLAGRRAAAGE, from the coding sequence ATGACGGTTCAGGTCAGTATCACCCCGACAGGCCAAATGCGCCTGCCCGCCGACATCTGCCGCAAAATGGGCTTGGCCGAAGGCGGCCAGGTCTGGCTCGAAGAAACCGAGGACGGCATCGTGCTGCGCACATCGGCTCAAGCGGTCGCGCACGCGCAAGCGCTCGCCAAGCGCTACACCGATGGCAAGCCGGAGGCGTCGGTCGATGCGTTTCTCGCTGGTCGCCGCGCCGCCGCCGGGGAATGA
- a CDS encoding MarC family protein codes for MIFNQVISNRTREERQELARRIASYSLIVLLASLLLGGIVLNFFGVSLSALRIGGGLVVAVRAWGLLMQPEVHEERKATSAEPAQSADDVAFFPLTMPLTTGPGTIAVAIALSSQRPGGDGGVISFFAGVSLAAACIAVTIWLCYRWSDTVTALLGPAGARVLSRLVAFLLLCIGVQIMITGVVGVGQLLLSSR; via the coding sequence TTGATCTTCAATCAGGTGATCAGCAATCGGACGCGTGAGGAGCGTCAGGAGCTGGCCCGGAGAATCGCGAGCTATTCGCTCATCGTGCTCCTCGCGTCGCTTTTGCTTGGTGGCATCGTCCTGAACTTCTTCGGGGTGAGCTTGAGTGCGCTCCGCATCGGGGGCGGTCTGGTCGTCGCGGTGCGGGCGTGGGGCTTGCTGATGCAGCCCGAAGTTCACGAGGAGCGCAAGGCGACTTCGGCCGAGCCGGCCCAGTCGGCCGACGATGTGGCGTTCTTCCCGCTGACGATGCCGTTGACGACCGGCCCCGGCACCATCGCCGTGGCGATCGCATTGTCCTCGCAACGGCCGGGCGGGGACGGCGGGGTGATCAGTTTCTTTGCCGGGGTGAGCCTGGCAGCGGCTTGTATCGCGGTGACGATCTGGCTCTGCTACCGCTGGTCGGACACGGTTACCGCGCTGCTTGGGCCAGCCGGCGCGCGCGTCCTCTCACGCTTGGTCGCGTTCCTGCTGCTGTGCATCGGGGTGCAGATCATGATCACCGGCGTTGTCGGGGTCGGTCAATTGCTGCTGAGTTCGAGATGA
- a CDS encoding L,D-transpeptidase family protein produces MTSTLLRRGIGAVAVVTALVGVSNAAHARDAEPTSEAVAMMSPGDFLWNDDAASQPKASDVRIVVSIPDQKMYVYRGARLMAVSAVSTGKPGHDTPTGDFKILQKQVKHRSNLYNDASMPYMQRITWDGVAIHAGRDPGYAASHGCVRVPIAFAKRLYAITRLGAAVTVTDESLAADAPSPPLDAEDLGLPPAPQDPAPEATEIAAVR; encoded by the coding sequence ATGACTTCGACGCTTCTTCGTCGCGGCATTGGTGCCGTGGCGGTGGTTACCGCATTGGTGGGCGTCTCGAACGCTGCGCACGCGCGCGACGCCGAGCCGACCAGTGAGGCGGTTGCGATGATGAGTCCGGGGGATTTCCTCTGGAACGATGATGCCGCAAGCCAGCCGAAGGCGAGTGACGTGCGGATCGTGGTGAGCATCCCTGACCAGAAGATGTACGTCTATCGCGGCGCCAGGCTCATGGCGGTATCGGCGGTCTCCACCGGCAAGCCGGGGCACGACACGCCGACCGGCGATTTCAAGATCCTGCAGAAGCAGGTCAAGCACAGATCGAACCTCTATAACGATGCGTCGATGCCGTACATGCAGCGCATCACGTGGGACGGCGTGGCGATCCATGCCGGGCGCGATCCGGGCTACGCGGCGTCGCACGGCTGCGTGCGGGTGCCGATCGCCTTCGCCAAGCGGCTCTACGCGATCACGCGGCTTGGCGCGGCTGTGACGGTCACCGACGAGTCGCTGGCAGCCGATGCGCCCTCCCCGCCCCTGGACGCGGAGGATTTGGGCCTCCCGCCGGCGCCGCAAGACCCCGCGCCCGAGGCTACCGAAATCGCCGCTGTGCGATAA
- a CDS encoding alpha/beta hydrolase-fold protein — translation MKHIVAALLAASATISPAFAQTTAAPVAVPVAEDFKPSSLNQPGQQYPQVNSQGYARFRIVAPDAKAVKVSLGLGGRGGTVLNKAIDGTWVGTSEGPLDEGFHYYHLTVDGGMFNDPGALNFYGSTRWESGIEIPAHDADFYALKDVPHGRVEQILFPSPSTGTQRRAFVYTPPGYGKTPHTRYPVLYLQHGWGEDETAWANQGHANLIMDNLIAEGKSLPFIIVMTYGMTNDVKPGSPGGLASFDIRPFQTMLLNELIPYVDRTYQTVADARHRAMAGLSMGGFETKLIAPKHLDTFGSIGLLSGGTFGVDDVNATPGFKDKVKLVFVSFGSRELEGGRARAPDGGPRPDPRANAAALKAAGVNSVFYVSPGTAHEFLTWRRSLHEMAPLLFRG, via the coding sequence ATGAAACACATCGTAGCAGCGTTGCTGGCCGCCAGCGCCACCATCAGTCCCGCGTTCGCGCAGACCACTGCCGCGCCGGTGGCGGTGCCTGTAGCCGAGGATTTCAAGCCGTCGTCGCTCAACCAGCCGGGGCAGCAATACCCACAGGTGAACTCGCAGGGCTATGCGCGGTTTCGGATCGTCGCACCCGATGCGAAGGCGGTGAAGGTCAGCCTGGGCCTGGGCGGACGCGGCGGCACGGTTCTGAACAAGGCCATTGACGGCACCTGGGTCGGCACCTCGGAAGGCCCGCTCGACGAGGGATTTCACTACTACCACCTGACCGTCGACGGCGGCATGTTCAACGATCCCGGTGCTCTGAACTTCTACGGTTCGACGCGTTGGGAAAGCGGAATCGAGATTCCCGCGCATGACGCGGACTTCTATGCGCTCAAAGACGTGCCGCACGGGCGCGTAGAGCAGATTCTGTTCCCGTCCCCAAGCACCGGCACGCAACGTCGGGCCTTCGTCTACACGCCGCCCGGTTACGGAAAGACCCCGCACACCCGGTATCCGGTGCTCTACCTTCAGCACGGATGGGGCGAGGACGAGACCGCATGGGCGAACCAGGGCCATGCCAATCTCATCATGGACAACCTCATCGCCGAAGGGAAATCGCTGCCCTTCATCATCGTGATGACCTACGGAATGACCAACGACGTCAAGCCCGGCAGCCCCGGTGGCCTCGCCAGCTTCGACATCCGCCCCTTCCAGACAATGCTGCTGAACGAACTGATTCCCTATGTCGACCGCACCTACCAGACCGTTGCCGACGCTCGGCACCGGGCGATGGCGGGGTTGTCGATGGGCGGTTTCGAAACCAAGCTGATCGCGCCCAAGCACCTCGACACATTCGGCTCCATCGGCCTGCTCAGCGGCGGCACCTTCGGAGTGGATGATGTCAACGCCACTCCAGGCTTCAAGGACAAGGTGAAGCTCGTGTTCGTCAGCTTCGGCAGCCGCGAACTGGAAGGCGGTCGCGCGCGCGCTCCCGACGGCGGCCCCCGCCCCGATCCGCGCGCGAATGCGGCGGCGCTGAAGGCGGCGGGCGTCAACAGCGTTTTCTATGTCTCCCCGGGCACCGCGCACGAGTTCCTCACCTGGCGCCGCAGCCTGCACGAGATGGCGCCGCTGCTTTTCCGGGGCTGA
- a CDS encoding Lrp/AsnC family transcriptional regulator, with protein sequence MAFDQIDRRILELLQRDGRMTNVELAERVGLTAPPCLRRVRALEEAGAIRGYHADLDAATLGYPITVFAMVSLRSQAEQDLAAFEAHVATIPEVRECHMLNGEIDFILKIVASDLKGFQEILMTHLTPAPNVASVKTSLTIRTAKALPGIPVRVG encoded by the coding sequence ATGGCGTTCGACCAGATCGACCGGCGGATTCTCGAATTGCTACAGCGCGACGGACGGATGACCAATGTCGAACTCGCCGAGCGTGTCGGCCTCACCGCGCCGCCATGCCTGCGCCGGGTCCGCGCGCTGGAGGAAGCCGGCGCGATCCGCGGCTATCACGCCGATCTCGACGCCGCAACGCTCGGCTATCCGATCACGGTGTTCGCGATGGTTTCGCTGCGCAGCCAGGCCGAGCAGGATCTCGCCGCATTCGAGGCGCACGTCGCGACCATCCCCGAAGTCCGCGAATGCCACATGCTCAACGGCGAGATCGACTTCATCCTCAAGATCGTCGCGAGCGACCTCAAGGGCTTCCAGGAAATCCTGATGACCCACCTCACCCCCGCCCCCAACGTCGCCAGCGTCAAGACCTCGCTGACGATCCGCACCGCCAAGGCGCTGCCGGGGATACCGGTGCGGGTGGGGTAA
- a CDS encoding DUF3617 domain-containing protein, translating into MKRLTIILPAIAMLAACNSNPTVKAENASVADVAEATKNAVKLEPGKWETAVEILSVDGPGVPPEMATAMKQQMKAQKVETCLTPEQAEKPPQDMFGAAKNCTYEKFEMGGGKMSGTLVCKGAPGMPAGEMRASMSGNFASTSYDITSESTMNMPAAPGGAATGGKVTTKTHVTGKRIGACDAPKAG; encoded by the coding sequence ATGAAGCGTCTGACAATCATTCTGCCCGCCATAGCGATGCTGGCGGCCTGCAACTCGAACCCGACCGTCAAGGCGGAGAACGCCTCGGTCGCCGACGTTGCGGAGGCCACCAAAAATGCGGTCAAGCTCGAACCCGGCAAGTGGGAGACGGCGGTCGAGATCCTGTCGGTCGACGGTCCGGGCGTTCCCCCAGAGATGGCGACGGCGATGAAGCAGCAGATGAAGGCGCAGAAGGTCGAGACCTGCCTCACGCCCGAACAGGCCGAAAAGCCGCCGCAGGACATGTTCGGCGCTGCCAAGAACTGTACCTATGAGAAGTTCGAGATGGGTGGCGGCAAGATGAGCGGAACCTTGGTGTGCAAGGGCGCGCCCGGCATGCCAGCGGGCGAGATGCGGGCGTCCATGTCGGGCAACTTCGCCAGCACCAGCTATGACATCACGAGCGAGTCGACGATGAACATGCCGGCGGCACCCGGCGGTGCGGCCACAGGCGGCAAGGTGACCACCAAGACCCATGTCACCGGCAAGCGCATCGGCGCGTGCGACGCGCCGAAGGCAGGCTGA
- a CDS encoding carboxylesterase/lipase family protein, which produces MRTFILATLAVTLSAPAHAQADRPRAVIDTGALLGRSADGITSFKGIPFAAPPVGDLRWRAPQPAAKWSGERDAAQYGHDCMQLPFPSDAAPLGTPPAEDCLYANVWKPVGAKAKLPVMVWIYGGGFVNGGSSPPTYSGAELARQGIMVVSFNYRLGRFGTFAHPQLTATNPDGGLLANYGYMDQLAALRWVRRNIAAFGGDPANVTIIGESAGGMSVHALLTSPLADGLFEKAVIESGGPSIGPGTTLAAAEDIGLAFAKSKGIAPDDAQALAKLRALPADQIVAGLNLATMATPAGQPRTFTSPIVDGRIAVDLATAYRNGRFSKVPVMLGATSDDIGGPSGYMISGARKMAALFASDGVPTYYYRFSYVADAARTADGKGAKHASDIPFFFNTAPIKYGDQTTATDRAASRTISRYLVNFVKHGDPNGEALPAWPRYSPSQPSMLDFAVDGGARLASDPLP; this is translated from the coding sequence ATGCGCACCTTCATCCTCGCGACCCTGGCGGTGACTCTGTCGGCTCCCGCGCACGCGCAGGCGGATCGTCCCCGCGCCGTGATCGACACCGGCGCGCTGCTCGGCCGGAGCGCGGACGGCATCACGTCTTTCAAGGGGATTCCGTTCGCGGCGCCTCCCGTGGGCGACCTGCGCTGGCGCGCGCCCCAGCCCGCCGCCAAATGGTCCGGCGAACGCGATGCCGCCCAATACGGCCATGACTGTATGCAGCTACCGTTTCCAAGCGATGCCGCTCCGCTCGGCACCCCGCCGGCCGAGGACTGTCTCTACGCGAACGTCTGGAAGCCGGTTGGCGCCAAAGCGAAGCTGCCGGTCATGGTGTGGATCTACGGCGGCGGCTTCGTCAATGGCGGCTCCTCCCCGCCGACCTATTCGGGTGCCGAACTTGCCAGACAGGGCATCATGGTCGTCAGCTTCAACTATCGCCTTGGCCGCTTCGGCACGTTCGCCCATCCGCAACTGACCGCTACGAACCCGGACGGCGGATTGCTCGCGAATTATGGATATATGGATCAGTTGGCGGCGCTGCGCTGGGTCCGTCGCAACATCGCGGCCTTCGGCGGCGATCCCGCCAATGTGACGATCATCGGCGAAAGCGCCGGCGGAATGTCGGTTCACGCCCTCCTCACGTCGCCGCTCGCCGATGGCCTTTTCGAAAAGGCGGTCATCGAGTCCGGCGGCCCGAGCATAGGCCCCGGCACGACTCTCGCCGCGGCAGAGGACATCGGCCTCGCCTTCGCAAAGTCCAAGGGCATCGCGCCGGACGACGCGCAAGCGCTCGCGAAGCTTCGCGCGCTGCCCGCCGATCAGATCGTCGCTGGCTTGAACCTCGCCACCATGGCCACACCCGCCGGTCAGCCCAGGACTTTCACCAGCCCGATCGTCGATGGCAGGATCGCCGTGGATCTCGCCACGGCCTATCGGAACGGCCGGTTCAGCAAGGTTCCCGTCATGCTCGGCGCCACCAGCGACGATATCGGCGGCCCGTCCGGCTACATGATCAGCGGCGCTCGCAAGATGGCTGCGCTGTTCGCTTCGGACGGGGTGCCCACCTATTATTACCGGTTCTCCTACGTTGCGGATGCAGCCCGGACGGCGGATGGAAAAGGTGCCAAACACGCATCGGATATTCCGTTCTTCTTCAACACCGCACCCATCAAATATGGCGACCAAACCACGGCCACCGATCGCGCCGCCTCACGGACGATCAGCCGCTATCTCGTCAATTTCGTCAAACATGGCGATCCCAACGGGGAAGCGTTGCCGGCGTGGCCGCGCTATTCGCCCAGCCAACCGTCGATGCTCGATTTCGCCGTCGATGGCGGCGCGCGGCTGGCGTCCGACCCGCTCCCCTGA
- a CDS encoding polysaccharide deacetylase family protein yields the protein MVAWPDDFGTRFTVFVDTEEEFDWSAPLARAGHTLASVTALPGAHRRFADHGVPLTYMVDYPIATDSRAVDILRGLLADGVSAVGTQLHAWVNPPFDEPLTPANSYAGNLPEATEGAKLDTLTHAIEAAFGRRPVAYRAGRYGIGPATLRLLAARGYRLDSSMRARYRYSADGGPDFGAIGNAAFRCGPDKAIVELPLTTVFTGGLRRGGARLYDVLGKIPKGRGLAARLRLVSRVALTPEDMPLADALEAIAVAVGEGVRVLNFAFHSPSLAPGHTPYVRDAADLARFHGWWQAVLAELDRRGIRPASLDALIAAAG from the coding sequence ATGGTCGCGTGGCCGGACGATTTCGGCACGCGCTTCACCGTGTTCGTCGATACCGAGGAGGAGTTCGACTGGAGCGCCCCGCTCGCGCGCGCGGGCCACACGCTTGCATCGGTGACGGCGCTGCCCGGGGCGCACCGCCGCTTCGCCGATCATGGCGTACCGCTCACCTACATGGTCGATTATCCGATCGCGACCGATTCACGGGCAGTCGACATCCTGCGCGGGTTGCTGGCGGACGGGGTTTCCGCGGTGGGGACGCAATTGCATGCGTGGGTCAATCCGCCGTTCGACGAACCCCTGACGCCGGCCAACAGTTATGCCGGCAATCTGCCCGAGGCGACCGAGGGGGCCAAGCTGGACACGCTGACCCATGCGATCGAAGCCGCGTTTGGGCGGCGGCCGGTGGCGTATCGCGCCGGGCGCTATGGCATCGGCCCGGCGACGCTGCGGCTGCTCGCGGCGCGCGGGTATCGGCTCGATAGCTCGATGCGCGCGCGCTACCGCTACAGCGCCGATGGCGGACCGGATTTCGGCGCGATCGGCAATGCCGCGTTCCGCTGCGGCCCGGACAAGGCGATCGTCGAACTGCCGCTGACGACGGTTTTCACCGGCGGGCTGCGGCGCGGCGGTGCGCGTCTGTACGATGTTCTGGGCAAGATCCCCAAGGGGCGCGGGCTGGCGGCGCGGCTGCGCCTCGTCTCGCGCGTCGCGCTCACGCCCGAGGACATGCCGCTCGCCGACGCGCTGGAGGCGATCGCGGTTGCGGTGGGAGAGGGCGTGCGCGTGCTCAACTTCGCGTTCCACTCGCCCTCGCTCGCGCCCGGCCACACGCCGTATGTTCGCGATGCCGCCGATCTCGCGCGCTTTCATGGCTGGTGGCAGGCGGTGCTCGCCGAGCTGGACCGGCGCGGTATCCGCCCGGCGTCGCTCGACGCGCTGATCGCCGCCGCCGGATGA
- a CDS encoding L,D-transpeptidase family protein gives MTSYLGGSSALALILVLSGCNSPGQTGAQQQSAAQGPAAQAGGWTDGTAAQLRKAIAGRAAHGLDQMRFDAVGEGSGAQDAVALTRVALSYAAALARGATDPAKLYDIYTVARPNPDLKQGLSAALKAGDVAGWLNGLAPADANYRRLSQAYLALRRQPAAQAAGISDAGEPIKPGVADPRLPSIAHQLVVLDYLKPEAAQGDRYTPAMVAAVKAMQADYGMEPDGVIGGEALAILNLSNVDRARAIAVGMERLRWLERTPQPTRIDVNLAAARLSYWRDGKLVDSRKVVVGEPDKETPQLGSPIFRLVANPTWTIPRSIERSELAGKSGSYLRAHNMARKNGWIVQQPGPKNSLGLVKFDMQNEHAIYLHDTPAKAMFALTQRQRSHGCVRVEDALGFAEILARDENVLDEWHKARATGKETFVKLPRQIPVRMLYQTVLFDEKGEPIVRNDPYGWDDRVGAALGFKVGKALRVRTDQADVGP, from the coding sequence GTGACATCATATTTGGGGGGATCGTCAGCGCTGGCGCTGATTCTGGTATTGAGTGGGTGCAATTCGCCCGGACAGACCGGCGCGCAGCAGCAATCGGCGGCGCAAGGTCCGGCCGCTCAGGCGGGCGGGTGGACGGACGGTACCGCCGCTCAGTTGCGAAAGGCGATTGCCGGCCGCGCCGCGCACGGCCTCGATCAGATGCGGTTCGATGCCGTGGGCGAAGGGAGCGGCGCGCAGGACGCGGTCGCGCTGACGCGGGTGGCATTGAGCTATGCCGCCGCACTCGCACGCGGGGCCACCGATCCCGCCAAACTCTATGACATTTACACCGTGGCGCGCCCCAACCCGGACCTGAAACAGGGGCTGTCGGCCGCGTTGAAAGCGGGGGATGTCGCCGGCTGGCTGAACGGCCTTGCGCCTGCGGACGCCAATTATCGTCGTCTTTCACAAGCCTATCTCGCGTTGCGCCGGCAGCCGGCCGCGCAGGCGGCCGGGATCTCCGACGCCGGCGAACCGATCAAGCCCGGTGTCGCCGATCCGCGCCTGCCTTCCATCGCGCACCAGCTCGTCGTCCTCGATTACCTCAAACCAGAGGCAGCGCAGGGCGATCGCTACACGCCTGCGATGGTCGCGGCGGTAAAGGCGATGCAGGCCGATTACGGCATGGAACCCGACGGCGTCATCGGTGGCGAGGCACTGGCCATCCTGAACCTGTCGAATGTCGATCGCGCGCGGGCGATCGCAGTCGGCATGGAGCGGCTGCGCTGGCTGGAGCGGACCCCGCAACCGACCCGCATCGACGTGAACCTCGCCGCGGCGAGGCTCAGCTATTGGCGCGACGGCAAGCTGGTGGACAGCCGCAAGGTGGTGGTCGGCGAGCCCGACAAGGAGACGCCGCAGCTCGGTTCGCCGATCTTCCGGCTGGTCGCCAACCCGACCTGGACGATCCCGCGCTCGATCGAGCGGAGTGAGCTGGCGGGCAAGAGCGGCAGCTACCTGCGCGCGCACAACATGGCGCGGAAGAACGGCTGGATCGTGCAGCAGCCGGGGCCGAAAAACTCGCTCGGTCTGGTCAAGTTCGACATGCAGAACGAGCATGCCATCTACCTCCACGACACGCCGGCCAAGGCCATGTTCGCGCTCACGCAGCGGCAGCGCAGCCATGGCTGCGTCCGCGTGGAAGATGCGCTTGGCTTTGCCGAAATCCTCGCACGGGACGAAAACGTGCTGGACGAATGGCACAAGGCACGGGCGACCGGAAAAGAGACTTTCGTGAAGCTGCCCCGCCAGATTCCGGTGCGGATGCTCTACCAGACGGTGCTGTTCGACGAGAAGGGCGAACCGATCGTGCGCAACGATCCTTATGGCTGGGACGACCGTGTCGGCGCGGCACTCGGGTTCAAGGTGGGGAAGGCGCTTCGCGTGCGGACGGACCAGGCGGACGTCGGGCCGTAA